From the Ensifer adhaerens genome, the window GTGGTTGTGCCAGCCGAAGATGAGGCCAGCATCGCGATAGGGCTTGCCGGCCTTCTGCAGCCGCTCGCCGAAGGCGCGCCAGCCGGCGGCATCGGTCGGGCGCTGATCGGGCATGAGATAGGGGCAGTAGATCGCCTTGATGCCGAGCGCCTTGGCGATCGCGAGCACACGCCCCGGATCGCTTTCGAGCATGTCGAGGCCGAAGTGCGCCGTGGGCATCGCCAGGCCGTTCTCGTCGAGCCCTGCCTTGAAACTCGCGATCTCGGCGTCGGTCAGCGCCGCATAGAGCGCGCCGTAACCTTCGACCTGGCTATAGCCGGCGTCGCCGAGTGCCTTCAGCACATTGGCGAAAGGCGGGAAGTTGCGGGCGCTATAGAGCTGGAAACTGACGTTCTTCATGAAATCCTCCTCGATTTCGTCTGGAGTGTCTTGGGATTGTCGGGGGCTTGGAATTACCTCAGCCAGGTGTCGTAGTCCGACACCAGCAGATGGGTGGGTGCCGCATCCTCCTCGATCGCCGAGAAGCGACCGACCGGCTCGCGGAAATAGTTGTCGGTGAGATCGTCGTTGACGGTCGAGACCTCGCCCATCAGCACGTCGGCGCCTTCCGCCCAGAAGGCATGCCAGTTGCCGGGCAGCAGCGTGACGCTTTCACCGGCCCTGAGCTTCAACAGTTCGCCGGCTTTGAGCGTCCGCAGCCGCGCGTCGGTCGCGACGACGACGTCGCTCTCCTCGTCGACCGAGCCATCGGCCTTGGAATTGTACATCTGCAGCACCAGCGCGCCGCCGCCGCGATTGATGATGTCCTCGGTCTTTATCGCGTGGCGATGCAGCGGATTGACCTGATCCTTGGCGGTAATCATCAGCTTTTCGGCATAGACCATGCCCTGCCCGGTCTTAAGGTTCGAGGCATTGCCGTTGCGCAGCGTGAAGAGCACCAGCCCCAACTTGTCGAAGCGGCCCTTGCCATAGTCGGTGATGTCCCAGCCGAGCCGGGCGTCGAAGATCGTCGGGCTGTCGGACCTGATACGCACCTTCAGCTGCTCCGGCGACCAATAGGCAAAGGGCGGCAGTGTGAAGCCGAAGCTCTTCATGAAGGCATCGCTTTCGGCGATGATGTCGTTGACGTGGCTGCGTTTCATGACGGTCAACCCTTTCCCTGGCAGGATTCGAGATCGAAGGCGGCAAAGCGCGGCAGCGCACCTGCGCCAAGCGGCACCTTCGGGGTGAAACGGATGACCTTGGCCTCACCGGCGGTGAGATCAAAGGCGTTGTCGGAATAGCGGCCGGCGACATCCGCCTCGATCATCACATGCAGCGCCAGGCCGCTCGCCTTGACCGTGACGTCGAAGACGCCCGCGCCTGCGGGCGCGACATCGAGCGTCAGGCCGGATGGCTTGAGGTCGAGCGCCTTGTAGGTGCCGTTGACGTGATGCCCCTCGCCGCGCATGCCGTTCGATGCCTCGAACGTCCAGAACAGCAGGTTGCCTTCGGGGATGTCAAAAGCGGCAATGCTCACCAGCGTGACGGCCCGGTCGGGGCTGCAGGTGCCGGCGGCCGCCGTCAGCGGCGTGCGCCTGCCGTCGAGCGAAACGAGGAACGTCTGCAGCTCCACCGTCACCGGCTCGGCCGTATCGTTGACCATCGAGAAGGCAATCTCCTTGCCGTCCGTGGACGGGATCGCTGCAACCGAAACCGGCTGGAAGAAGCGGCGCACCATATAGTGCATCGCCTTCCAGCTGCCGCCATAGTCGAGGCTCGACCAGGAAGCGACCGGCCAGGTGTCGTTGAGCTGCCAGTAGAGCGTGCCCATGCAATGGGGCTTCAGCGACCGCCAGTAGTCGACGGCGGTACGGATCGCCAGTCCCTGCTGGATCTGGCTCAGGTAAACGAAAGCCGGAAAATCCTTGGGGAAGCGGAAATAGCGGAACATCGTACCAGCGATGCGCTCGTTGCCGCCAACGTTCTTCTGGTGGCTCTCGATCACCGGCGACGCGATGTTGAGGTCCTTCTCCGCCGCAAACTGGCGAATGACCGGCATCGAGGTATAGGACTGGAAGCCGAACTCCGAGCAGAAGCGCGGACGCACGGTGCGGTAATTGTCGAAGGACTTGTTCTCGTGCCAGACCGACCAGTAGTGCATGTCACCGGAACCATCGGCATGCCAAGCGTCGCCGAAATCGAGATAGCCCGAAGCCGGGCTCGACGGCCACCAGATCGCCTCGGGCAGCGCCGCCTTCAGCGCGACCTCGATGGTGCGGTTCAACCGGTCATAGGAGACGAGATAACGGTCGCGATCCTTGCGCGGCTCGTCGA encodes:
- a CDS encoding sugar phosphate isomerase/epimerase family protein, translated to MKNVSFQLYSARNFPPFANVLKALGDAGYSQVEGYGALYAALTDAEIASFKAGLDENGLAMPTAHFGLDMLESDPGRVLAIAKALGIKAIYCPYLMPDQRPTDAAGWRAFGERLQKAGKPYRDAGLIFGWHNHDFEFFALPDGSIPQDLIFEGGPDLSWEADIAWIIRGGADPIAWIRKYSDRITAVHVKDIAPTGEKKDEDGWADVGEGTVDWKGLFQALSGTKARYFIAEHDNPSDFQRFAKRSLASIQSY
- a CDS encoding D-lyxose/D-mannose family sugar isomerase; this encodes MKRSHVNDIIAESDAFMKSFGFTLPPFAYWSPEQLKVRIRSDSPTIFDARLGWDITDYGKGRFDKLGLVLFTLRNGNASNLKTGQGMVYAEKLMITAKDQVNPLHRHAIKTEDIINRGGGALVLQMYNSKADGSVDEESDVVVATDARLRTLKAGELLKLRAGESVTLLPGNWHAFWAEGADVLMGEVSTVNDDLTDNYFREPVGRFSAIEEDAAPTHLLVSDYDTWLR